A single window of Synechococcus sp. CBW1004 DNA harbors:
- a CDS encoding glycosyltransferase, which yields MDADKTCVAGFPLVSFVCQTDADLLPHFVRWYQRLGVDRFLLLMHGSWDDDVRRAVVSLPGVEAIAAPDGVFCKQLKCDAITEVARRFRGEWVVFADADEFLEMPAADLRAMVDMLEAAGVEELYASLLQRVAADGSLPEVGPQSDLDALFPLFHAGLCEDMGLAVPAWKSKYPFARVGPDFYYQRGNHLPGNFRSVAHVPMRAVLHHFKWRSRLYAAFARQRGTGTNFGEMAVYRQWLETHGRLPLEGAKPCSRAALEAEGWLRRPTQEEGRQLEALIQERSAGAASGLRVGFVTFELGGPGTPNGGIATAISALAKLQAAHGISVEVFYCPFHMPRELPALWFEYWSTFGVTLHYIPRLAADEERTLETHEVEQAIVEAVRRAGRFDLLHFHDTQGFAAAFTMLKAAGLAFTETTLAITTHGGTRWHNEPNGTPWDEAAYEQELVAQRLCDVVVSPSAYLIEWNREHGALPGRERVLPNVLEPESKSFTPAVDAAVLPGCVAFFGRVEIRKGFDLFLAALRELVTTTDLRPEVLILGRFGNGYSQERFDAETADLPLPITHHRSLNPQQALRMLKDRRALAIMPSRQENSPYVVYEAMENQLPFLASFTGGTAELIRSEDRPDAELPADPIAMATRMARALREGLRPARLAIDPLEIELRNLTTWRSLAAERGQPADGPGQQATPPLARVPLSEWRLAARRDPHDIVALVPDGDAVSDETLQGMTRLLARSPIADVVEPFCHVVEEGRGRQMTSLQIRTKATPQEAALITGALPLVLRAGVLAELEPVLAPVRQDRLFGILMEGIQAAGKRVLPALINVGTRRFSPGLEARSLCNRLWLPIGRSSIVDRTTVAPIDMSQLCGVLITDPYVAISTWSESAPYGALSLFPQAFQGRPSLHLITLGSSLLWAVPDELPRRLAEAAERWPQARFRVLASDAVELQALREAGLPALLGNLNMFVSEQDFHPPHEAASTPAWDAICIGALELRENHFLARQIPSLALVHHRYEGMEDVGEEVRRLLPQATYLTDDLESPEGFFYPSNDQLSSWIGQSATGVVLSQTNGSCPESVQMLLCGTPVVSVANIGGRDHFLHPPHAVHVAATPEDVAAGVAELKTRRLSRQEVYRATLCRLQEARVRFAADVDVAIAEEFGPGLPGVDVTPLIGEAARYRKAFDVLGEGLATVPEGQSSHESITGAAPLLESHHASQPQQSKPKPMVAISESHSRFSPEAIRLKLQTAEQMMSQGSSMEDVCSFLEVPAITFQRWRQHYGGLGSNAGQRRRKVGPSKPIWDDQSALPSRQVLETTRHKNQGRKGVDSLDLLSTHDSVEVQQLKRQLQEARDEADLLLIQLHNLQLAMNPNYSSSIDATTNV from the coding sequence ATGGACGCCGACAAGACCTGTGTGGCGGGATTTCCACTCGTGTCGTTCGTGTGCCAGACCGACGCGGATCTCCTGCCACATTTTGTGCGCTGGTATCAGCGCCTTGGGGTGGATCGCTTCCTGCTCCTGATGCATGGCAGCTGGGATGACGACGTGCGCCGGGCGGTTGTTTCCCTTCCAGGCGTCGAAGCCATCGCGGCTCCAGATGGTGTGTTCTGCAAGCAGCTCAAGTGCGACGCGATCACGGAGGTGGCACGGCGATTCCGAGGCGAGTGGGTGGTGTTCGCCGATGCGGATGAATTCCTCGAGATGCCGGCAGCGGATCTCCGCGCGATGGTGGACATGCTCGAAGCTGCCGGCGTCGAGGAGCTGTACGCCAGCCTGCTGCAGCGCGTGGCGGCGGACGGCAGCCTGCCGGAGGTGGGTCCGCAGAGCGATCTCGATGCGCTGTTCCCGCTGTTTCATGCGGGCCTGTGTGAGGACATGGGCCTGGCGGTTCCCGCCTGGAAGAGCAAATATCCCTTCGCCCGGGTCGGGCCTGATTTCTACTATCAGCGAGGCAATCACCTACCTGGCAATTTCCGCTCGGTGGCCCATGTGCCGATGCGGGCAGTGCTGCATCACTTCAAATGGCGCAGTCGTCTGTATGCGGCGTTCGCGCGCCAGCGCGGCACGGGGACGAACTTCGGCGAGATGGCCGTCTACCGGCAGTGGCTGGAGACCCATGGCCGCCTGCCGCTGGAGGGGGCGAAGCCCTGCTCGCGCGCGGCGCTGGAAGCCGAGGGCTGGCTGCGTCGTCCCACCCAGGAGGAAGGCCGCCAGCTCGAGGCCCTGATTCAGGAGCGATCGGCAGGGGCGGCCTCGGGCCTGCGGGTGGGCTTCGTCACCTTTGAACTGGGCGGACCCGGCACCCCCAATGGCGGCATCGCCACCGCCATCTCGGCCCTGGCCAAGCTGCAGGCGGCCCACGGGATCTCTGTGGAGGTGTTCTATTGCCCGTTCCACATGCCCAGGGAACTGCCGGCGCTGTGGTTCGAGTACTGGTCGACCTTCGGCGTGACGCTGCACTACATCCCGCGTCTGGCGGCGGATGAGGAGCGCACGCTCGAGACCCACGAGGTGGAGCAGGCGATCGTCGAGGCGGTGCGGCGGGCGGGTCGCTTCGATCTGCTGCATTTCCATGACACCCAGGGTTTTGCGGCGGCGTTCACGATGCTCAAGGCCGCGGGTCTGGCCTTCACCGAGACGACGCTGGCGATCACCACGCACGGCGGCACGCGCTGGCACAACGAACCCAACGGCACGCCCTGGGACGAGGCGGCCTACGAGCAGGAGCTGGTGGCTCAGCGCCTGTGTGATGTGGTGGTATCGCCCAGCGCCTACCTGATCGAGTGGAATCGCGAGCATGGCGCGCTGCCAGGACGGGAGCGGGTGCTGCCCAACGTGCTGGAGCCGGAGAGCAAGTCGTTCACGCCGGCGGTGGATGCAGCCGTGCTGCCGGGGTGCGTGGCCTTCTTCGGGCGGGTGGAGATTCGCAAGGGCTTCGATCTGTTCCTCGCCGCCCTGCGCGAGTTGGTAACCACGACCGATCTGAGGCCGGAGGTGCTGATCCTGGGGCGCTTCGGCAATGGCTATTCGCAGGAGCGTTTTGACGCGGAGACGGCGGATCTGCCGCTGCCGATCACGCACCACCGCTCGCTCAATCCCCAGCAGGCCCTGCGGATGCTCAAAGACCGGCGGGCGCTGGCGATCATGCCGTCGCGCCAGGAGAACTCGCCCTATGTGGTGTACGAGGCGATGGAGAATCAGCTGCCCTTCCTGGCGAGTTTCACCGGCGGCACGGCCGAGCTGATCCGCAGTGAGGACCGGCCTGATGCCGAACTGCCGGCGGATCCGATCGCCATGGCCACCAGGATGGCCCGGGCCCTGCGGGAAGGGCTGCGGCCGGCGCGGCTGGCGATCGATCCTCTCGAGATCGAGCTGCGCAATCTCACCACCTGGCGGAGCCTGGCTGCGGAGCGGGGGCAGCCTGCCGACGGACCCGGGCAACAGGCGACACCTCCCCTGGCCAGAGTGCCGCTCAGTGAGTGGCGCCTGGCCGCACGCCGCGATCCGCACGACATCGTGGCGCTGGTTCCGGATGGCGATGCGGTCTCGGATGAAACGCTGCAGGGGATGACCCGCCTGCTGGCCCGCTCGCCCATCGCGGATGTGGTCGAGCCGTTCTGCCACGTGGTGGAGGAGGGCAGGGGCCGGCAGATGACGTCCCTTCAGATCAGGACAAAGGCGACGCCTCAGGAAGCGGCGCTGATCACCGGAGCCCTGCCGCTGGTGCTGCGTGCCGGGGTGCTGGCGGAACTGGAACCGGTGCTCGCCCCTGTCAGGCAGGACCGGTTGTTCGGCATCTTGATGGAAGGCATCCAGGCCGCGGGCAAAAGGGTTCTGCCGGCACTGATCAATGTGGGCACCCGTCGATTCAGCCCTGGGCTGGAGGCACGATCCCTGTGCAATCGGCTGTGGCTGCCCATCGGCCGATCCAGCATCGTGGACAGGACCACGGTGGCTCCCATCGACATGTCTCAGCTCTGCGGTGTGCTCATCACAGATCCCTATGTGGCGATCTCGACCTGGTCAGAGTCGGCTCCCTATGGAGCGCTGTCGCTGTTCCCCCAGGCGTTCCAGGGGCGGCCCTCCCTGCATCTGATCACCCTGGGAAGCTCGCTGCTCTGGGCCGTCCCCGATGAGTTGCCACGTCGCCTGGCGGAGGCAGCCGAACGCTGGCCGCAGGCCCGCTTCCGGGTCCTGGCTTCCGATGCGGTGGAGCTGCAGGCCCTGCGGGAGGCCGGTCTGCCGGCGCTGCTTGGAAATCTGAACATGTTCGTGAGCGAGCAGGACTTTCACCCGCCCCACGAGGCGGCGTCCACACCGGCCTGGGATGCGATCTGCATCGGGGCGCTGGAGTTGCGTGAAAACCATTTCCTGGCCAGGCAGATCCCATCGCTCGCATTGGTTCATCACCGCTACGAAGGCATGGAGGACGTGGGGGAGGAGGTGCGCCGGCTGTTGCCGCAGGCGACCTATCTCACCGATGATCTGGAAAGCCCGGAGGGCTTTTTCTATCCCTCAAACGATCAGCTCAGCAGCTGGATCGGCCAGTCGGCCACGGGGGTGGTGCTCTCACAAACCAATGGCAGCTGTCCAGAGAGTGTGCAGATGCTGCTCTGCGGCACACCTGTCGTCTCGGTGGCGAACATCGGTGGACGGGATCACTTTCTTCATCCCCCCCACGCCGTGCATGTGGCCGCAACACCGGAGGATGTGGCTGCGGGCGTCGCAGAGCTCAAAACCAGGAGGCTGTCCCGTCAGGAGGTGTATCGGGCCACGCTGTGTCGCTTGCAGGAGGCGCGCGTCCGCTTTGCCGCTGATGTCGATGTGGCCATTGCCGAGGAGTTCGGCCCTGGCCTGCCTGGAGTCGATGTCACGCCGCTGATTGGTGAAGCTGCGCGCTATCGCAAGGCATTCGATGTGCTGGGTGAGGGCCTTGCAACAGTCCCTGAGGGCCAGTCCAGCCATGAGAGCATCACCGGTGCTGCACCTTTGCTGGAGTCGCATCATGCTTCACAGCCTCAGCAAAGCAAGCCCAAGCCGATGGTGGCGATTTCGGAGAGCCACAGTCGATTCTCTCCCGAGGCCATCAGGCTCAAACTCCAGACAGCCGAGCAGATGATGAGTCAGGGCAGCAGCATGGAAGACGTCTGCTCCTTTCTTGAAGTGCCGGCGATCACGTTTCAGCGTTGGCGGCAGCACTACGGCGGATTAGGGAGTAATGCCGGCCAGAGAAGGCGAAAAGTCGGCCCTTCAAAACCTATTTGGGATGATCAATCTGCGCTCCCAAGCCGACAAGTCCTGGAGACGACTCGCCACAAGAATCAGGGTCGGAAGGGGGTTGATAGCCTCGATCTGCTTTCTACCCACGATTCAGTTGAGGTACAGCAGCTCAAACGTCAACTTCAGGAAGCGCGTGACGAGGCAGATCTCCTTCTGATTCAATTACATAACCTGCAGCTTGCAATGAATCCGAACTATTCGTCATCCATTGATGCAACCACAAATGTATGA
- a CDS encoding IS5 family transposase, whose product MAAPLQLGFTDYEQTYAKKKTRRQRFLDEMEATVPWDPFLALISPVYHRPSAKGGRPPFPLEVMLRIHLLQQWFTLSDPLMEEMLIDTPCFRRFAGIDMVEDRIPDETTILNFRHLLEENRIAEQILETVNQSLREKGVMLKEGTILDATIINAPSSTKNKTGERDPEMHSVAKGNQWFFGMRCHIGVDAASGLVHSVVSTAANVHELNTAPDRVHGEERVIYGDSGHIGIEKREAFKDCEAEMRIAMKPGQRRVLPDTPEGRLLDLMEAAKAHVRAKVEHPFRIIKCQFGFRKVFYRGIRKNNLKLTMLFALANLWMVRERCPSTA is encoded by the coding sequence ATGGCGGCCCCCCTCCAGTTGGGTTTCACGGACTACGAGCAGACCTACGCCAAGAAGAAAACGCGCCGGCAGCGCTTCCTCGATGAGATGGAAGCCACAGTGCCCTGGGATCCTTTCCTGGCCTTGATTTCGCCTGTGTACCACAGGCCTTCTGCCAAGGGCGGGCGCCCACCGTTTCCGCTGGAGGTGATGCTGCGCATCCACCTGCTGCAGCAGTGGTTCACGCTTTCCGATCCCTTGATGGAGGAGATGCTGATCGATACCCCCTGCTTCCGCCGCTTTGCTGGGATCGACATGGTTGAGGACCGGATCCCTGACGAGACGACGATCCTGAACTTCCGCCACCTCCTGGAAGAGAATCGGATAGCAGAGCAGATCCTGGAGACGGTGAACCAGAGCCTGCGGGAGAAGGGCGTGATGCTTAAGGAGGGTACGATCCTCGATGCCACAATCATCAACGCTCCCAGTTCAACCAAGAACAAGACGGGCGAGCGGGATCCTGAAATGCACTCGGTGGCCAAAGGCAACCAGTGGTTCTTTGGGATGCGGTGCCACATCGGTGTGGATGCAGCCTCGGGTCTGGTCCATTCCGTGGTGAGCACGGCTGCCAACGTCCATGAGCTGAACACGGCACCCGATCGCGTCCATGGCGAGGAACGCGTGATCTACGGCGACTCTGGCCACATCGGCATCGAAAAGCGTGAGGCGTTCAAGGACTGCGAAGCAGAGATGCGCATCGCCATGAAGCCCGGACAGCGCCGAGTTCTACCGGACACCCCAGAGGGAAGACTGCTGGATCTGATGGAGGCGGCGAAAGCACATGTCAGGGCAAAGGTGGAGCATCCATTTCGGATCATCAAGTGCCAGTTTGGATTTCGGAAGGTCTTCTACCGAGGCATCCGCAAGAACAACCTCAAGCTGACGATGCTGTTTGCCCTCGCCAATCTCTGGATGGTGCGCGAACGTTGTCCTTCTACAGCGTAA
- a CDS encoding glycosyltransferase has translation MQNPKVSIIVPAYNAENSIGKCVDSIIQQSLFDIEIIVVDDCSTDETPRILTDLDKQHKRLRVITNEENKSACYSRRVGIHASNGKYIMFVDADDALEKFACETAYNAIETKQVDILQFGVAVKAVKATPGQIEWFEDFLTYKSKDRITGNLLRHCFESKVFGFTIWNKIYNARLVKVAASNLPTQPIYKAQDLLLQFFILLYAVSIDSIGDSLYIYSYGTGVTGGRKFTLSKIAIHMAQAAIVRIIYDFLLSRGLLSLHEEVVRLIAYDLISDNLATVTFCMGTALESHAKALFLRHWGDGSSCTGDAFSDSLSLFLKPVYHLSESNPLFDKLHQQGVLDDYQRGVHEQVKRIEQTLLNDPEPFIPIVMASNEAYIPYLAVAIESIKSTTKTKIYLFIFYTDLEVETIQRVRSLSTTNLHIELIDVSPFIDIDTLYTRAHYSIEMYYRLIIAEVFSYLAKVIYLDCDIVVMSDLHELYQVDLGENILAAAKNPVHKFMASYLEDRLRFSRKEYFNSGVIIINTEAFIRNNTKQKCLSFLSINDSLACPDQDTLNVVCQGQVTFIDQRWNFQWHHGLVSRQEKNFADLLEDEKEDYYSSGNNIRILHYTSNIKPWNEPSEKLANYFWTYAKQSPFLIDILNANIKRV, from the coding sequence ATGCAAAATCCCAAGGTCAGCATCATTGTTCCAGCCTACAACGCAGAAAACTCAATCGGGAAATGCGTCGACAGCATAATACAACAGTCCTTGTTTGATATTGAGATTATTGTTGTTGATGACTGCTCGACCGACGAAACCCCTCGCATCCTAACGGATCTTGACAAGCAACACAAGCGATTAAGGGTAATTACAAACGAAGAGAATAAGAGTGCTTGCTATTCCCGAAGAGTCGGAATTCATGCTTCCAATGGAAAGTACATTATGTTTGTCGACGCCGATGATGCACTAGAGAAGTTTGCATGCGAAACGGCCTACAACGCAATAGAAACCAAACAAGTAGATATCCTACAGTTTGGAGTAGCCGTTAAAGCTGTCAAGGCTACCCCTGGTCAGATTGAGTGGTTCGAAGACTTTTTAACTTACAAGTCAAAAGACCGCATTACGGGTAATCTATTACGTCATTGCTTTGAATCGAAAGTCTTTGGTTTTACGATTTGGAACAAGATCTACAATGCACGGCTAGTCAAAGTTGCGGCCTCCAATCTTCCGACTCAGCCCATCTATAAAGCCCAGGATTTACTGCTTCAGTTTTTTATTTTACTATATGCGGTCTCTATTGATTCTATTGGCGACAGTCTCTACATTTATTCCTACGGAACTGGGGTCACTGGCGGTCGCAAGTTTACCTTGTCAAAAATTGCGATTCACATGGCCCAAGCTGCTATTGTCCGAATTATCTATGATTTCTTGCTAAGCCGAGGCTTGCTGAGTCTTCATGAAGAAGTGGTACGCTTAATAGCTTACGATTTGATATCTGACAATTTAGCAACTGTCACGTTCTGTATGGGAACTGCCTTAGAAAGTCATGCAAAAGCATTGTTCTTGAGGCATTGGGGCGACGGATCGAGTTGCACGGGCGATGCTTTTAGCGATAGCTTATCATTATTTCTGAAGCCAGTTTATCATTTATCAGAGTCAAATCCTTTGTTTGATAAACTTCATCAGCAAGGAGTCCTTGATGATTATCAGAGAGGCGTTCACGAGCAGGTCAAAAGAATCGAACAGACCCTTCTGAATGATCCTGAACCATTCATACCTATCGTCATGGCATCGAACGAGGCTTATATCCCTTATTTAGCTGTCGCCATTGAATCGATCAAATCCACCACAAAAACAAAGATATACTTATTTATATTTTATACAGACCTTGAGGTCGAAACAATCCAGCGTGTACGTTCTTTGTCAACGACCAATCTTCATATTGAACTCATAGATGTAAGTCCTTTCATTGACATCGATACACTTTATACAAGGGCGCACTACAGTATTGAAATGTACTATCGACTTATTATTGCTGAGGTTTTCTCATATTTAGCCAAAGTCATTTATCTTGATTGTGATATTGTTGTGATGTCTGACTTGCACGAGCTTTACCAAGTTGATCTTGGGGAAAATATTCTTGCAGCCGCCAAGAATCCTGTCCATAAGTTCATGGCTTCATACCTAGAAGACAGGCTTAGATTCAGCCGTAAAGAGTATTTCAATTCGGGTGTTATAATAATAAATACAGAGGCTTTTATTCGCAATAATACCAAACAGAAGTGCTTGTCGTTTTTAAGCATTAACGATTCGCTGGCGTGCCCTGACCAAGATACATTGAATGTTGTCTGCCAAGGTCAAGTCACATTTATAGATCAACGCTGGAATTTTCAATGGCATCATGGGCTAGTCAGCAGACAGGAAAAGAACTTTGCAGATCTCTTGGAGGATGAAAAAGAAGATTATTATAGCTCCGGGAATAATATTCGGATTCTTCACTACACTTCTAACATTAAGCCTTGGAACGAGCCTTCAGAGAAGCTTGCAAACTATTTTTGGACATACGCGAAGCAGAGTCCTTTTTTAATTGACATCTTGAATGCAAATATTAAGAGGGTTTGA